A genomic window from Elaeis guineensis isolate ETL-2024a chromosome 3, EG11, whole genome shotgun sequence includes:
- the LOC105041096 gene encoding uncharacterized protein isoform X1, translated as MGRLRAKCDYESLRDARILENKARLESLGLNQSARELQTIISHSIKSNTPLKRTRKAQNREATPLRRSDRLKGKSGTPNVSSPKASAGGEGAVSNPVRRRLFTSRCGSKGRGSIHDPVMGICCHFCRQKKLCGEEDCKRCGDGDINQPCIGKTECSVCHSSNGVLCRACLKVRYGEEMEEVRMKKDWMCPHCIEEKGINPYWICNSSLCLKKRKMVPTGIAIYRARELGYKSVAHLLMDKLKHEGCLKMNDDDFNRQ; from the exons ATGGGAAGACTCAGAGCCAAATGCGACTACGAAAGCCTCCGAGATGCCCGAATCTTGGAGAACAAG GCTCGACTGGAATCTCTCGGCCTAAACCAAAGTGCCAGAGAGCTTCAAACAATCATTTCTCATTCCATCAAGAGCAATACTCCATTAAAAAGGACTCGAAAAGCCCAAAATCGTGAGGCCACTCCCCTTCGTCGCTCAGACCGTCTGAAGGGAAAATCTGGAACCCCAAATGTCTCATCTCCCAAAG CTTCAGCCGGCGGGGAAGGAGCCGTTTCGAACCCAGTTCGAAGGAGACTCTTTACGAGTCGCTGCGGAAGTAAAGGGAGGGGAAGTATTCATGACCCCGTTATGGGGATCTGTTGCCATTTCTGCAG GCAGAAGAAGTTATGTGGAGAAGAGGATTGCAAGAGATGTGGGGATGGAGATATAAATCAGCCATGCATAG GCAAGACAGAATGCTCAGTTTGCCATTCTTCCAATGGAGTCCTATGTCGTGCTTGTCTCAAAGTTAGATATGGTGAAG AAATGGAGGAAGTTAGGATGAAGAAGGATTGGATGTGTCCTCACTGCATTGAAGAGAAAGGAATCAATCCATATTGGATTTGTAACAG CTCCCTCTGTTTGAAGAAGCGAAAGATGGTGCCCACCGGAATTGCTATTTACCGAG CTCGCGAGCTGGGATACAAATCTGTGGCACATCTTCTCATGGACAAGCTGAAACACGAAGGCTGTTTGAAGATGAATGATGATGATTTTAACAGACAATGA
- the LOC105041096 gene encoding uncharacterized protein isoform X2: protein MGRLRAKCDYESLRDARILENKARLESLGLNQSARELQTIISHSIKSNTPLKRTRKAQNREATPLRRSDRLKGKSGTPNVSSPKAGGEGAVSNPVRRRLFTSRCGSKGRGSIHDPVMGICCHFCRQKKLCGEEDCKRCGDGDINQPCIGKTECSVCHSSNGVLCRACLKVRYGEEMEEVRMKKDWMCPHCIEEKGINPYWICNSSLCLKKRKMVPTGIAIYRARELGYKSVAHLLMDKLKHEGCLKMNDDDFNRQ from the exons ATGGGAAGACTCAGAGCCAAATGCGACTACGAAAGCCTCCGAGATGCCCGAATCTTGGAGAACAAG GCTCGACTGGAATCTCTCGGCCTAAACCAAAGTGCCAGAGAGCTTCAAACAATCATTTCTCATTCCATCAAGAGCAATACTCCATTAAAAAGGACTCGAAAAGCCCAAAATCGTGAGGCCACTCCCCTTCGTCGCTCAGACCGTCTGAAGGGAAAATCTGGAACCCCAAATGTCTCATCTCCCAAAG CCGGCGGGGAAGGAGCCGTTTCGAACCCAGTTCGAAGGAGACTCTTTACGAGTCGCTGCGGAAGTAAAGGGAGGGGAAGTATTCATGACCCCGTTATGGGGATCTGTTGCCATTTCTGCAG GCAGAAGAAGTTATGTGGAGAAGAGGATTGCAAGAGATGTGGGGATGGAGATATAAATCAGCCATGCATAG GCAAGACAGAATGCTCAGTTTGCCATTCTTCCAATGGAGTCCTATGTCGTGCTTGTCTCAAAGTTAGATATGGTGAAG AAATGGAGGAAGTTAGGATGAAGAAGGATTGGATGTGTCCTCACTGCATTGAAGAGAAAGGAATCAATCCATATTGGATTTGTAACAG CTCCCTCTGTTTGAAGAAGCGAAAGATGGTGCCCACCGGAATTGCTATTTACCGAG CTCGCGAGCTGGGATACAAATCTGTGGCACATCTTCTCATGGACAAGCTGAAACACGAAGGCTGTTTGAAGATGAATGATGATGATTTTAACAGACAATGA
- the LOC105041095 gene encoding nudix hydrolase 17, mitochondrial, whose translation MVSSVSRQGRQLQRYSRSGSRLVVGCIPYKFDIDKSCGDDLDQVMEVLVISSQKGYGMMFPKGGWEIDETIKQAASREALEEAGVQGNVERRLGRWKYKSKTQDAFCEGVMFPLNVTEVLMDWPEMDVRERRWVTVAEAREGCEHLWMKEALERLVTRLSNSTRNRTTSMA comes from the exons atgGTGTCTTCGGTGTCGCGGCAGGGGAGGCAATTGCAGCGGTACAGCAGGAGCGGGTCCCGGCTTGTCGTCGG ATGCATTCCTTACAAATTCGACATCGACAAGTCATGTGGTGATGATCTCGATCAAGTGATGGAGGTCCTTGTCATTAGTTCTCAAAAAGGATATGGGATGATGTTCCCCAAG GGTGGCTGGGAAATTGATGAAACTATCAAACAAGCAGCCTCACGGGAGGCACTGGAGGAGGCTGGCGTCCAGGGAAATGTTGAG CGTAGACTCGGTCGATGGAAGTACAAGAGCAAAACACAGGATGCATTTTGTGAGGGTGTCATGTTCCCTTTGAATGTGACAGAGGTACTAATGGACTGGCCTGAGATGGATGTGCGCGAACGAAGATGG GTGACTGTGGCTGAAGCAAGAGAGGGATGTGAGCACTTGTGGATGAAAGAAGCCTTGGAGAGATTGGTGACAAGGCTATCAAATTCTACCAGAAATAGAACTACTTCAATGGCATAG